The following proteins are encoded in a genomic region of Periophthalmus magnuspinnatus isolate fPerMag1 chromosome 23, fPerMag1.2.pri, whole genome shotgun sequence:
- the LOC117391377 gene encoding protein Shroom2-like, which yields MAREDGASTVHGADCENDALSLKTQPCPPVCPASCPSVPVASRHSVPPVSCPPVPMPPPIQMSSPDEAMQNSLGLNYEPVPLRLQSPEEQRVRELLQRLVQCDGSLAPLMDVWGKSTVDVLLDICPNSPLFAELSQEQRESSLQDHWSQGPSGVNSEHDLISQKVELCEALRSCIESLEQEKEELSDAIRAHMELGRQVEAWVQEHCEAAHRTKYVMFIGDLERVVNLLLSLCGRLARVERSLASLRRQEPAEDSTELWDSLLHKQSILLRQTQDALELRDHLERRQCIVHEFLCYSLEPSQLQQYQRLVSSTPALVITHRRLDEMLQQTQEQLSLLLDTLPLEVTQARGWSRVGLALSATPLLKISQVPPK from the exons ATGGCACGAGAGGACGGAGCGAGCACTGTGCATGGAGCCGACTGTGAAAATGA TGCACTCTCTCTGAAGACACAGCCCTGTCCTCCCGTCTGCCCAGcgtcctgtccctctgtccctgtggCCTCTCGTCACTCTGTCCCCCCAgtgtcctgtcctcctgtccccaTGCCTCCACCTATACAGATGTCCAGTCCAGATGAGGCGATGCAGAACAGTCTGGGGCTCAACTATGAGCCGGTGCCCCTGCGGCTACAGAGCCCtgaagagcagagggtcagggAGCTGCTCCAGAGACTG GTTCAGTGTGATGGCTCTCTGGCGCCCCTCATGGACGTGTGGGGTAAATCCACTGTTGATGTCCTGCTGGATATTTGTCCAAACAGTCCTCTGTTTGCAGAACtgtcacaggagcagagagagagcagcctGCAGGACCACtg GAGCCAGGGGCCCTCAGGTGTGAACTCAGAGCATGACCTCATCTCACAGAAG GTGGAGCTGTGTGAAGCGCTGAGGAGCTGCATAGAGAGTTTAgagcaggagaaggaggagctGAGTGATGCAATCAGGGCCCACATGGAGCTGGGGAGGCAAGTAGAGGCCTGGGTACAAGAGCACTGTGAGGCAGCACACAGGACCAAGTACGTCATGTTCATAG GTGACCTGGAGCGGGTGGTGAACCTGCTGCTGTCCCTGTGTGGACGCTTGGCCCGAGTGGAGCGCTCTCTAGCCTCACTGCGCAGACAGGAGCCTGCAGAGGACAGCACTGAACTCTGG GACTCTcttcttcacaaacagagcATCCTCTTGCGTCAGACCCAAGATGCCTTGGAGCTAAGGGACCACCTGGAGCGGCGGCAGTGCATAGTCCATGAGTTCCTGTGCTACAGTCTGGAGCCCTCCCAGTTGCAGCAGTACCAGCGCCTTGTGAGCTCCACGCCTGCCCTGGTCATCACCCACCGCCGCCTGGACGAGATGCTCCAGCAGACTCAGGAGCAGCTCAGCCTACTCCTGGACACACTGCCTTTGGAGGTGACCCAGGCTCGGGGGTGGAGCCGCGTGGGTCTGGCTCTGTCAGCCACACCCCTTCTCAAGATTTCACAGGTTCCACCCAAATAG
- the slc30a5 gene encoding proton-coupled zinc antiporter SLC30A5, with translation MEDKYGSNVLSGGKLGMVEASDSRLTRYLVLLVLSKVLKAVGIFEAYDILRVVHIVHFIFILKLGSAVILLLFQKPFSSGKPISKRQWIKLFKHAVFSCIVSLLSFFGLTLCGPLRTLLLLEHSDVVVIALLCVLFTSSGGGPSKTRGTAFFIIAVICLLLFDNDDLMAKMAEHPEGHHDSALTHFLHTAIAFLGVADHKGGVVLLVASLCLKVAFHTASRKLSAEMGGPKRLYALDNLVSSAVLLPWVLVLSVTTESKVESWGSLLLPLLMVVLCVMILDFYVEAVCSAKMEAPRVARCGSAALVFSALVLAHFWTHPLTDQLMNLSRGPTQSTEHVLSGGVIVSSSFFILASNILAAPSRQGQKGTLVGYSPEGTPLYNFMGDALQQTSQSLPRFIKDSLKQILEEYDSRQIFYFLCLNLAFTFVELFYGVWTNSLGLISDGFHMLFDCSALVLGLFAALMTRWKATRIFSYGYGRVEILSGFINGLFLMVIAFFVFMESVTRLLDPPIINTDMLTPVSVGGLLVNLVGICAFSHAHSHGGKSCSSHDHGHSHHGHSHHAHSHSEHGHGGHGHGGHGHGGLGQGGHGGHGSHSHGGHGNSYSSGGGMNANMRGVFLHVLADTLGSVGVIISTILIRQFGWLIADPICSLFIATLIFISVLPLLKDACEVLLLRTPHEHEKELNTALEKIDKIEGVISYRDSHFWRHSASIMAGTIHIQVLPNVVEQRIVQQVTSILKDAGVNNLSVQVEKEAYFQHMSGLSTGFQDVLHLTQQRGTITQLHDGTCIM, from the exons ATGGAGGACAAATACGGCAGTAACGTCCTGTCAGGAGGGAAGCTAGGCATGGTAGAGGCCTCAGACTCCAG ACTGACACGGTACTTGGTGCTGTTGGTGCTCTCCAAGGTGCTAAAAGCTGTGGGGATCTTCGAGGCATATGACATCCTCAGAGTGGTGCACATTGTCCACTTCATCTTCATCCTCAAATTGGG GAGTGCTGTGATCCTGCTGTTGTTTCAAAAGCCCTTCTCTTCTGGAAAGCCCATCTCCAAGCGGCAG TGGATTAAGCTGTTCAAACACGCTGTATTTAGCTGCATTGTGTCTCTGCTGAGCTTCTTTGGCCTGACGCTCTGTGGTCCTCTCAg AACGCTGCTACTGCTGGAGCACAGTGACGTGGTGGTCATTGctctcctgtgtgtcctgtTCACCAGCTCTGGAGGAGGACCCTCAAAG ACCCGAGGAACAGCTTTCTTCATCATCGCCGTCATCTGCCTGCTGCTCTTTGACAACGATGACCTCATGGCCAAGATGGCAGAGCACC CGGAGGGACACCACGACAGTGCGCTCACCCACTTCCTCCATACTGCCATCGCTTTTCTGGGCGTCGCTGATCACAAG GGAGGAGTGGTGCTGCTCGTGGCCTCTCTCTGCCTGAAGGTGGCGTTCCATACAGCTTCCAGGAAGCTGTCAGCGGAAATGGGCGGGCCTAAGCGTCTATATGCCCTGGATAACCTGGTGTCGTCTGCAGTGCTGCTGCCCTGGGTCCTAGTGCTGTCGGTCACCACTGAG AGTAAGGTGGAGTCATGGGGGTCCCTGTTGCTGCCCCTGCTCATGGTTGTCCTATGTGTGATGATCCTGGACTTCTATGTGGAGGCTGTGTGTAGTGCTAAGATGGAGGCTCCCCGGGTGGCTCGCTGTGGCTCTGCAGCTCTGGTGTTCTccgctctggtcctggctcacTTCTGGACACACCCCCTGACCGATCAGCTGATGAACCTGAGCAGAGGTCCCACCCAAAGCACCGAGCATGTGCTGTCAGGAGGAGTCATCGTCAGTTCCTCCTTCTTCATCCTGG CCTCCAATATCCTGGCGGCCCCATCCCGGCAAGGACAGAAGGGCACTCTGGTGGGCTACTCTCCGGAGGGCACCCCTCTCTATAACTTCATGGGTGACGCGCTGCAGCAGACCTCTCAGTCCCTGCCCCGCTTCATCAAAGACTCTCTCAAACAGATTCTGGAGGAGTACGACTCCAGACAGATCTTCTACTTCCTCTGCCTCAACCTG GCGTTCACATTTGTGGAGTTGTTCTACGGTGTGTGGACCAACAGTCTGGGTCTAATTTCTGATGGCTTCCACATGCTCTTTGACTGTTCTGCTCTGGTGCTCGGGCTTTTCGCAGCCCTGATGACGCGGTGGAAGGCCACGCGCATCTTCTCCTATGG GTACGGTCGTGTGGAGATCCTGTCCGGCTTCATTAACGGCCTCTTCCTGATGGTCATAGCTTTCTTTGTGTTTATGGAGTCGGTCACTCGCCTGTTAGACCCACCCATCATCAACACGGACATGCTCACT ccCGTGTCAGTGGGGGGGCTGCTGGTCAACCTGGTGGGCATCTGTGCCTTTAGCCACGCCCACAGCCACGGAGGAAAGAGCTGCTCATCACATGACCACGGGCACTCTCACCATGGTCACTCTCACCACGCCCACTCCCACAGCGAGCACGGGCACGGGGGGCACGGGCACGGGGGGCACGGACACGGAGGGCTTGGACAGGGAGGACATGGGGGACATGGAAGTCATAGCCACGGAGGACACGGAAACTCCTACAGCTCTGGAGGTGGCATGAACGCCAACATGAGGG GAGTGTTCCTTCACGTCCTGGCCGACACTCTGGGCAGCGTGGGCGTTATTATCTCCACCATCTTGATACGTCAGTTTGGCTGGCTCATTGCTGACCCCATCTGCTCGCTATTCATTGCCACGCTCATCTTCATCAGTGTGCTGCCTCTGCTCAAAGATGCCTGTGAGGTGCTACTGCTGAGGACCCCCCATGAGCATGAGAAGGAGCTTAATACCGCTCTGGAGAAG ATAGACAAGATCGAGGGTGTGATCTCCTACAGAGATTCTCACTTCTGGAGACACTCGGCCAGCATCATGGCTGGCACCATCCACATCCAGGTGTTGCCCAACGTGGTGGAGCAGCGCATTGTACAGCAG GTGACCTCTATACTGAAGGATGCAGGAGTGAACAACCTGTCAGTGCAGGTGGAGAAGGAGGCCTACTTCCAGCACATGTCTGGCCTCAGCACGGGCTTCCAGGACGTGCTCCATCTCACGCAGCAGAGGGGCACCATCACTCAGCTGCATGATGGGACCTGCATCATGTGA
- the LOC117391376 gene encoding ankyrin repeat domain-containing protein SOWAHB-like isoform X1: MAVELTQDAVLYFLQSRGGSVTNAELLLHFRPFLREHANRDRNRELFKRFVNSVARVKQEDGVSYVVLQQKFRGQVHGVGSGVSRHSTEASVGGSSNVHLSPLRHPDKPRNKSSEPGPTQGPLVLPAAGIILNNNNNNSVEPNLNLPQRKVQPSLVPEPSPAQEALTSLPKSSEAASQALPAPPQGPKGLPKGPARKEAPVTLVEPRGCVPAPVCSARPVPHPHGAPHPSVSPGPTQSVPHQVSVRQVEQDVNTSEPPLLLGQVRSLQTQRVRLRQSYRSAVSVEKDEDEEEECAPGRTAPAPVESTELWGRSAMEMPGRDMFQSTPIVDTGPVQRCSPETSARSLDERHVTDLRASPRVWPQKVSPVQIIPQIHVQDLDPGPRQGSDPESSFSTPPLLTSHNLCQGPSSSVEHSPRGSAWSSCEELSHSGGPGSAGGPKAGAGGGSWQQCAEEHAPGADRGRAWHGTADDLYVDKEEPSNGSTPSLAQLRPWVALRRSSNLRSRMCLSVGADLDQMMEEEDHRALGGSEAARLHRLHLISSSLSLRHMSSSSMSSLSSCSTPPRCHSLGDLTDREPAKQRRSVLSSASQQETHRRQSQVPLEEHEHLWLVKAAEGTWPDIYSLFREEPSLLHRRDFISGFTVLHWIAKHGDHRVLNTLWYGVEKAGMAFDTDAQSSCGYTPLHIAAIHNHKNIIRLLVNKFGASVSLRDAAGKKAWSYLPQGTSSDLFELLGAPVKAALGQTGVGEMCAAPQIRSHSQKRRRRHHFSSASQQRPLTVAGDPKVKRTSSLAAFLKHKPLQKVKAEWAI, from the exons ATGGCGGTGGAGCTCACGCAGGACGCCGTGCTCTACTTCCTCCAGAGCCGCGGAGGCTCCGTGACCAACGCAGAGCTGTTGCTCCACTTTCGGCCCTTCCTCCGGGAGCACGCGAATCGGGACCGGAACCGTGAACTGTTCAAGAGGTTTGTGAACTCAGTGGCGCGGGTCAAACAGGAGGACGGCGTCAGCTACGTTGTGCTCCAACAAAAGTTCCGCGGCCAAGTCCACGGCGTTGGCTCTGGTGTCagcagacacagcacagaggcgTCTGTTGGCGGCTCGAGCAACGTGCACCTCAGTCCGCTCCGACATCCAGACAAACCTCGCAACAAAAGCTCGGAGCCTGGACCCACCCAAGGGCCACTCGTCCTCCCGGCAGCGGGGATCATCctcaacaataacaacaataatagtgtGGAGCCCAACTTGAACCTGCCACAGCGCAAAGTCCAACCGAGCCTTGTGCCCGAACCTTCTCCCGCACAGGAGGCGCTCACGAGTCTCCCCAAGAGCTCTGAGGCGGCCAGCCAAGCCCTGCCCGCCCCGCCTCAGGGACCCAAGGGGCTCCCTAAAGGTCCTGCTCGAAAAGAAGCCCCTGTGACACTCGTAGAGCCCAGAGGATGTGTTCCTGCCCCGGTGTGCTCCGCTCGGCCCGTCCCTCATCCGCACGGTGCTCCCCACCCCTCCGTGAGCCCGGGCCCTACTCAAAGCGTGCCCCATCAAGTCTCTGTCAGACAAGTCGAGCAGGATGTCAATACGAGTGAACCGCCTCTCCTGCTGGGGCAGGTGCGCTCTCTCCAGACGCAGAGAGTGCGCCTCAGGCAGAGCTACCGGAGCGCCGTGTCAGTGGAGAAGgacgaggatgaagaggaggagtgcGCCCCGGGCAGGACGGCTCCGGCTCCGGTTGAATCCACTGAGTTGTGGGGCAGGTCCGCGATGGAGATGCCGGGGCGGGACATGTTCCAGTCCACACCGATCGTGGACACAGGACCAGTTCAACGCTGCAGTCCAGAGACCAGCGCGCGAAGCTTGGACGAGCGTCACGTGACCGACCTGCGAGCCTCTCCTCGCGTTTGGCCTCAGAAG GTGTCCCCTGTGCAGATAATCCCGCAGATCCATGTCCAGGACTTAGACCCGGGTCCCAGGCAAGGATCTGACCCAGAGTCCAGCTTCAGTACACCACCTCTGCTCACATCTCACAACCTCTGT CAGGGCCCTAGCAGCAGTGTGGAGCACAGCCCCAGAGGGTCGGCCTGGAGCAGCTGCGAAGAACTGTCGCACAGTG GAGGTCCGGGAAGTGCTGGAGGTCCCAaggctggagcaggtggaggcagCTGGCAGCAGTGTGCAGAGGAGCATGCTCCAGgggcagacagagggagggccTGGCATGGAACTGCAG ATGATCTTTATGTTGACAAGGAGGAGCCTAGTAATGGCTCCACCCCCTCCCTGGCTCAGCTCCGCCCATGGGTTGCCCTGCGACGCAGCAGTAATCTGAGGAGCCGCATGTGTCTGAGTGTGGGAGCAGACCTGGACCAGATGATGGAAGAGGAAGACCACCGAG CTCTGGGGGGCAGTGAGGCGGCTCGTCTCCACCGGCTGCACCTTATCTCGTCGTCCCTGAGCCTGAGACACATGTCTTCGTCCTCAATGTCATCCCTGTCCTCCTGCTCCACGCCCCCCCGGTGCCACAGTCTTGGTGACCTCACAGACAGGGAGCCCGCgaaacagaggaggagtgtTCTGAGCAGCGCGTCGCAACAGGAAACCCACCGCAGACAG AGCCAGGTGCCTCTGGAGGAGCACGAGCACCTGTGGCTGGTGAAAGCTGCAGAGGGGACCTGGCCTGACATCTACTCTCTGTTCAGAGAGGAGCCTTCCCTTCTGCATAGGAGGGATTTCATCTCCGGCTTCACTGTCTTGCATTGGATTGCCAAGCATGGAGACCACCGCGTCCTCAACACACTCTG gtATGGTGTGGAGAAGGCAGGAATGGCCTTTGACACAGATGCCCAGTCCTCCTGTGGCTACACTCCGCTGCACATTGCTGCCATCCACAATCACAAGAACATCATCCGGCTTCTGGTCAACAAGTTTGGAGCCAGCGTGAGTCTGCGGGATGCGGCGGGGAAGAAGGCTTGGTCCTACCTGCCCCAGGGCACCTCTTCAGACCTCTTCGAGCTGCTGGGAGCTCCTGTCAAAGCTGCTCTGGGACAGACAGGGGTAGGTGAGATGTGTGCCGCCCCACAGATTCGCTCACACTCACAGAAGCGTCGCAGACGGCATCACTTCTCCTCAGCCTCACAGCAGCGACCTCTGACTGTGGCTGGAGACCCCAAAGTCAAGAGGACCAGTTCTCTGGCTGCCTTCCTCAAACACAAGCCCTTGCAAAAGGTCAAGGCGGAGTGGGCCATCTGA
- the LOC117391376 gene encoding ankyrin repeat domain-containing protein SOWAHB-like isoform X2: MAVELTQDAVLYFLQSRGGSVTNAELLLHFRPFLREHANRDRNRELFKRFVNSVARVKQEDGVSYVVLQQKFRGQVHGVGSGVSRHSTEASVGGSSNVHLSPLRHPDKPRNKSSEPGPTQGPLVLPAAGIILNNNNNNSVEPNLNLPQRKVQPSLVPEPSPAQEALTSLPKSSEAASQALPAPPQGPKGLPKGPARKEAPVTLVEPRGCVPAPVCSARPVPHPHGAPHPSVSPGPTQSVPHQVSVRQVEQDVNTSEPPLLLGQVRSLQTQRVRLRQSYRSAVSVEKDEDEEEECAPGRTAPAPVESTELWGRSAMEMPGRDMFQSTPIVDTGPVQRCSPETSARSLDERHVTDLRASPRVWPQKVSPVQIIPQIHVQDLDPGPRQGSDPESSFSTPPLLTSHNLCGPSSSVEHSPRGSAWSSCEELSHSGGPGSAGGPKAGAGGGSWQQCAEEHAPGADRGRAWHGTADDLYVDKEEPSNGSTPSLAQLRPWVALRRSSNLRSRMCLSVGADLDQMMEEEDHRALGGSEAARLHRLHLISSSLSLRHMSSSSMSSLSSCSTPPRCHSLGDLTDREPAKQRRSVLSSASQQETHRRQSQVPLEEHEHLWLVKAAEGTWPDIYSLFREEPSLLHRRDFISGFTVLHWIAKHGDHRVLNTLWYGVEKAGMAFDTDAQSSCGYTPLHIAAIHNHKNIIRLLVNKFGASVSLRDAAGKKAWSYLPQGTSSDLFELLGAPVKAALGQTGVGEMCAAPQIRSHSQKRRRRHHFSSASQQRPLTVAGDPKVKRTSSLAAFLKHKPLQKVKAEWAI, encoded by the exons ATGGCGGTGGAGCTCACGCAGGACGCCGTGCTCTACTTCCTCCAGAGCCGCGGAGGCTCCGTGACCAACGCAGAGCTGTTGCTCCACTTTCGGCCCTTCCTCCGGGAGCACGCGAATCGGGACCGGAACCGTGAACTGTTCAAGAGGTTTGTGAACTCAGTGGCGCGGGTCAAACAGGAGGACGGCGTCAGCTACGTTGTGCTCCAACAAAAGTTCCGCGGCCAAGTCCACGGCGTTGGCTCTGGTGTCagcagacacagcacagaggcgTCTGTTGGCGGCTCGAGCAACGTGCACCTCAGTCCGCTCCGACATCCAGACAAACCTCGCAACAAAAGCTCGGAGCCTGGACCCACCCAAGGGCCACTCGTCCTCCCGGCAGCGGGGATCATCctcaacaataacaacaataatagtgtGGAGCCCAACTTGAACCTGCCACAGCGCAAAGTCCAACCGAGCCTTGTGCCCGAACCTTCTCCCGCACAGGAGGCGCTCACGAGTCTCCCCAAGAGCTCTGAGGCGGCCAGCCAAGCCCTGCCCGCCCCGCCTCAGGGACCCAAGGGGCTCCCTAAAGGTCCTGCTCGAAAAGAAGCCCCTGTGACACTCGTAGAGCCCAGAGGATGTGTTCCTGCCCCGGTGTGCTCCGCTCGGCCCGTCCCTCATCCGCACGGTGCTCCCCACCCCTCCGTGAGCCCGGGCCCTACTCAAAGCGTGCCCCATCAAGTCTCTGTCAGACAAGTCGAGCAGGATGTCAATACGAGTGAACCGCCTCTCCTGCTGGGGCAGGTGCGCTCTCTCCAGACGCAGAGAGTGCGCCTCAGGCAGAGCTACCGGAGCGCCGTGTCAGTGGAGAAGgacgaggatgaagaggaggagtgcGCCCCGGGCAGGACGGCTCCGGCTCCGGTTGAATCCACTGAGTTGTGGGGCAGGTCCGCGATGGAGATGCCGGGGCGGGACATGTTCCAGTCCACACCGATCGTGGACACAGGACCAGTTCAACGCTGCAGTCCAGAGACCAGCGCGCGAAGCTTGGACGAGCGTCACGTGACCGACCTGCGAGCCTCTCCTCGCGTTTGGCCTCAGAAG GTGTCCCCTGTGCAGATAATCCCGCAGATCCATGTCCAGGACTTAGACCCGGGTCCCAGGCAAGGATCTGACCCAGAGTCCAGCTTCAGTACACCACCTCTGCTCACATCTCACAACCTCTGT GGCCCTAGCAGCAGTGTGGAGCACAGCCCCAGAGGGTCGGCCTGGAGCAGCTGCGAAGAACTGTCGCACAGTG GAGGTCCGGGAAGTGCTGGAGGTCCCAaggctggagcaggtggaggcagCTGGCAGCAGTGTGCAGAGGAGCATGCTCCAGgggcagacagagggagggccTGGCATGGAACTGCAG ATGATCTTTATGTTGACAAGGAGGAGCCTAGTAATGGCTCCACCCCCTCCCTGGCTCAGCTCCGCCCATGGGTTGCCCTGCGACGCAGCAGTAATCTGAGGAGCCGCATGTGTCTGAGTGTGGGAGCAGACCTGGACCAGATGATGGAAGAGGAAGACCACCGAG CTCTGGGGGGCAGTGAGGCGGCTCGTCTCCACCGGCTGCACCTTATCTCGTCGTCCCTGAGCCTGAGACACATGTCTTCGTCCTCAATGTCATCCCTGTCCTCCTGCTCCACGCCCCCCCGGTGCCACAGTCTTGGTGACCTCACAGACAGGGAGCCCGCgaaacagaggaggagtgtTCTGAGCAGCGCGTCGCAACAGGAAACCCACCGCAGACAG AGCCAGGTGCCTCTGGAGGAGCACGAGCACCTGTGGCTGGTGAAAGCTGCAGAGGGGACCTGGCCTGACATCTACTCTCTGTTCAGAGAGGAGCCTTCCCTTCTGCATAGGAGGGATTTCATCTCCGGCTTCACTGTCTTGCATTGGATTGCCAAGCATGGAGACCACCGCGTCCTCAACACACTCTG gtATGGTGTGGAGAAGGCAGGAATGGCCTTTGACACAGATGCCCAGTCCTCCTGTGGCTACACTCCGCTGCACATTGCTGCCATCCACAATCACAAGAACATCATCCGGCTTCTGGTCAACAAGTTTGGAGCCAGCGTGAGTCTGCGGGATGCGGCGGGGAAGAAGGCTTGGTCCTACCTGCCCCAGGGCACCTCTTCAGACCTCTTCGAGCTGCTGGGAGCTCCTGTCAAAGCTGCTCTGGGACAGACAGGGGTAGGTGAGATGTGTGCCGCCCCACAGATTCGCTCACACTCACAGAAGCGTCGCAGACGGCATCACTTCTCCTCAGCCTCACAGCAGCGACCTCTGACTGTGGCTGGAGACCCCAAAGTCAAGAGGACCAGTTCTCTGGCTGCCTTCCTCAAACACAAGCCCTTGCAAAAGGTCAAGGCGGAGTGGGCCATCTGA